One Acidimicrobiales bacterium DNA window includes the following coding sequences:
- the bluB gene encoding 5,6-dimethylbenzimidazole synthase, which produces MRATWPRPVPTIGDRTSAAERASDPAGWALPVTDREALSRVVGARRDIRRFRPDSVPDEVLTALLRAAHSGPSVGHSQPWRFVVVRDAGTRARAAVMADRARLAQAALMDAESGRHLLDLDLEGIREAPVGVVVCCDRRAPAEGILGRATFKDADTWSCACAIQNLWLTARVYGLGVGWVTLFEPLELRELIGAPAGVETLGWLCIGWPDERPPAPGLERRGWSQRMPLESVVLSERWPATSGGDPAPGPVGASGSGGAGAPVSRAARVRLPSQTELVTARDTADALLASPGALGVLDRAVDKVLALGLGAGCVEEGSLVIVAADHPVARLGVSAFGTEVTREVAEASVAGESVGAVAAATAGMSVVVVDAGVDGDPVEGAVICRPSDGRGDLVAGDAMSVRDVRALLDAGAALSRRLASGPGRGRGLVAVGEVGVANTTVAAALAAGLLGLDPQAVVGLGAGSDSAILAKKREVVAAALARVAGAAAPPADPHEWLRRVGGPEIAYLTGVVEGVSEAGGVIVLDGLATSVAALVAVLATPAVASHLVAGQRSREVAHAAVLGALGLEPLLDLRLRAGEGAGAALAAGVLKAGLRVRLEAARTT; this is translated from the coding sequence GTGCGAGCGACCTGGCCTCGTCCTGTCCCCACGATCGGCGATCGGACGAGCGCGGCGGAGAGGGCGAGCGATCCCGCCGGCTGGGCGTTACCCGTCACCGACCGCGAGGCGCTGTCGAGGGTCGTAGGGGCGCGGCGCGACATCCGTCGTTTCCGGCCCGACTCGGTTCCTGACGAGGTGCTGACGGCACTGCTCAGAGCTGCTCACTCGGGCCCGTCCGTGGGGCACTCGCAGCCATGGCGGTTCGTGGTCGTGCGTGACGCAGGCACGCGAGCGCGGGCCGCTGTCATGGCAGACCGGGCGCGCCTGGCGCAGGCCGCACTCATGGACGCCGAGTCGGGACGGCATCTCCTGGATCTCGACCTCGAAGGCATCCGTGAGGCACCGGTGGGCGTGGTCGTCTGCTGCGATCGTCGCGCGCCCGCCGAGGGAATCCTGGGAAGGGCGACGTTCAAGGACGCCGACACGTGGTCCTGCGCCTGCGCCATCCAGAACCTCTGGCTGACGGCAAGGGTTTACGGGCTCGGTGTCGGCTGGGTCACGCTCTTCGAGCCCCTCGAGCTGCGGGAGTTGATCGGCGCCCCGGCGGGAGTCGAGACCCTCGGGTGGCTCTGCATCGGGTGGCCCGACGAGCGACCGCCGGCGCCAGGTCTGGAGCGGCGCGGCTGGTCGCAGCGGATGCCCCTGGAGTCGGTGGTGCTGAGCGAGCGCTGGCCCGCTACCTCTGGCGGCGACCCCGCTCCGGGCCCGGTGGGCGCTTCCGGATCGGGTGGGGCGGGCGCACCCGTGTCCCGCGCCGCTCGCGTCAGGCTGCCGTCACAGACCGAGTTGGTCACGGCTCGTGACACGGCCGATGCGCTGCTCGCTTCGCCCGGAGCGCTCGGTGTCCTCGATCGAGCGGTCGACAAGGTGCTCGCGCTCGGGCTCGGGGCGGGCTGCGTTGAGGAGGGGTCGCTCGTGATCGTCGCGGCCGACCACCCGGTTGCCCGGCTCGGGGTCAGCGCTTTCGGCACCGAGGTCACCCGGGAGGTAGCCGAAGCCTCGGTGGCGGGCGAGTCGGTCGGCGCCGTCGCGGCGGCCACCGCCGGCATGTCGGTCGTCGTCGTCGACGCCGGGGTAGACGGAGACCCGGTCGAGGGTGCCGTCATCTGTCGTCCCTCCGACGGGCGGGGTGACCTTGTCGCCGGCGACGCCATGTCGGTCCGGGACGTGAGAGCGCTGTTGGACGCCGGCGCCGCGCTCAGCCGCCGGCTGGCGTCAGGCCCGGGACGCGGCCGCGGCCTGGTCGCCGTCGGCGAGGTCGGGGTGGCCAACACGACTGTGGCGGCCGCCCTGGCCGCCGGGCTGCTCGGCTTGGACCCGCAGGCCGTGGTCGGGCTGGGGGCGGGCTCCGATTCAGCGATCCTGGCCAAGAAGCGGGAGGTTGTGGCGGCCGCCCTGGCGAGGGTGGCCGGAGCGGCCGCCCCACCGGCCGACCCGCACGAGTGGCTCCGGCGAGTCGGCGGCCCGGAGATCGCCTACCTGACAGGAGTCGTCGAGGGCGTCTCGGAGGCGGGCGGGGTGATCGTGCTGGACGGCCTGGCCACGTCGGTCGCAGCCCTGGTGGCGGTGCTCGCCACGCCGGCCGTGGCGTCCCACCTGGTCGCGGGCCAGCGCAGCCGGGAGGTGGCGCACGCCGCCGTGTTGGGAGCGCTCGGTCTGGAGCCGTTGCTCGACCTGCGGCTCCGGGCCGGCGAGGGCGCCGGCGCCGCGCTCGCGGCCGGCGTGCTCAAAGCCGGGCTACGGGTCAGGCTGGAGGCCGCCCGGACGACCTGA
- a CDS encoding glycerophosphodiester phosphodiesterase, translating to MNPSPAIPTNPGVPRFAFLDHDAPIAFAHRGGALENPENTWASFHHAHSLGYRYMETDVHATRDGVAAVIHDPDLRRVAGVAADVRAMTWSELSKVDLEGDQRVPRLDELLEEWPETRWNIDAKHDSAVDTLVETVKRTNTTERVCITSFSGRRLGTVKRALGPTLCTAMGPAAITALRVASLPPRPPARLLRAGFRGFGAAQVPTRQGAIPIVDTRFVATSHTAALQVHVWTIDEEAEMDRLLDLGVDGIMTDRPSLLREVLQRRGAWVSA from the coding sequence GTGAACCCGTCCCCAGCGATTCCTACGAACCCGGGCGTGCCGCGCTTCGCATTCCTCGACCACGACGCCCCGATTGCCTTCGCGCACCGCGGAGGAGCTCTCGAGAACCCGGAGAACACCTGGGCGTCCTTCCACCACGCCCACTCGCTGGGATACCGCTACATGGAGACCGATGTGCACGCGACACGCGACGGTGTCGCAGCGGTGATCCACGACCCCGACCTGCGCCGGGTCGCGGGCGTGGCGGCCGATGTCCGCGCCATGACCTGGAGCGAGCTGTCGAAGGTCGACCTGGAAGGCGACCAACGCGTCCCGCGCCTCGACGAGCTGCTCGAGGAGTGGCCCGAGACCCGATGGAACATCGACGCGAAGCACGACTCGGCGGTCGACACCCTGGTCGAGACCGTCAAGAGAACCAACACCACGGAGCGGGTCTGCATCACGTCCTTCTCCGGCCGCCGGCTCGGGACGGTCAAGCGCGCCCTCGGCCCGACGCTCTGCACGGCGATGGGCCCGGCAGCCATCACTGCCCTGCGGGTCGCCAGCCTCCCGCCGCGCCCTCCGGCGCGTTTACTACGGGCCGGCTTCCGGGGGTTCGGCGCCGCTCAGGTACCCACACGTCAGGGGGCGATCCCGATCGTCGACACGCGTTTCGTGGCGACCTCGCACACCGCGGCACTTCAGGTCCACGTCTGGACCATCGACGAGGAGGCCGAGATGGACCGCCTGCTCGACCTCGGCGTCGACGGGATCATGACCGACCGTCCGAGTCTCCTGAGAGAGGTGCTGCAGCGCCGCGGCGCCTGGGTGAGCGCCTGA
- a CDS encoding cytochrome P450, with amino-acid sequence MTASLVDLTDSSAYVSGVPYEYLASLRRRGVVWQDEANGPGFWAVSRYADCVAVNRDYERFSSALKAVFIWDLPEEELAQQQLMMLNMDPPLHTRYRRLVNKGFTPRMVSQLEQRIHETADEIIDGVIESGTADFVTDLVAELPLIVIAELMGVPREDRHRVFDWSNRMVGSEDPEYGITADQASQAAMELYAYAAELFAGKRADPHEDLMSALTHVEVEGERLSELELELFFLLLAVAGNETTRNLMAGGMQAFFDNPDQWKRLLDDRRLLDSAVEEMLRYVSPVMNFRRQAVTDFDLGGQQIKAGDKVVFFHAAANRDETVFEDPDRFDIGRDPNPHMAFGGGGPHFCLGANLARLEIKVMFQHLMDRMPGLAPAGPAERLQSNFINGIKHLPVSFAPGARVRS; translated from the coding sequence ATGACGGCTTCCTTGGTCGATCTCACTGACTCGTCTGCGTACGTTTCGGGGGTTCCCTACGAGTACCTGGCGTCGTTGCGCCGGCGCGGCGTGGTGTGGCAGGACGAGGCGAATGGGCCCGGCTTCTGGGCGGTCTCCCGTTACGCCGACTGCGTCGCGGTGAACCGCGACTACGAGCGCTTCTCCTCAGCGTTGAAGGCGGTCTTCATCTGGGACCTCCCGGAGGAGGAGCTGGCCCAGCAGCAGCTCATGATGCTCAACATGGACCCGCCGCTGCACACGCGGTACCGCCGGCTCGTGAACAAGGGCTTCACCCCGCGCATGGTGTCCCAGCTCGAGCAGCGCATTCACGAGACCGCGGACGAGATCATCGACGGCGTGATCGAGTCGGGCACGGCGGACTTCGTGACCGATCTGGTCGCCGAACTCCCCCTGATCGTCATCGCCGAACTGATGGGTGTACCGCGCGAGGACCGTCACCGCGTCTTCGACTGGTCCAACCGCATGGTCGGCAGCGAGGACCCCGAATACGGCATCACCGCCGACCAGGCCTCTCAGGCAGCGATGGAGTTGTACGCCTACGCGGCCGAGCTGTTCGCCGGCAAGCGGGCCGACCCTCACGAGGACCTCATGAGCGCTCTCACGCACGTTGAGGTCGAGGGCGAGCGTCTGTCCGAACTGGAACTCGAGCTCTTCTTCTTGCTGCTCGCGGTCGCGGGCAACGAAACGACGCGAAACCTGATGGCCGGCGGCATGCAGGCCTTCTTCGACAACCCCGATCAATGGAAGCGGCTGCTGGATGATCGCCGTCTTCTCGACTCGGCCGTCGAGGAGATGCTCAGGTATGTGTCGCCCGTGATGAACTTCCGCCGGCAGGCGGTGACCGACTTCGATCTCGGCGGCCAGCAGATCAAGGCCGGTGACAAGGTGGTGTTCTTCCACGCGGCGGCCAACCGTGACGAGACGGTATTCGAGGACCCCGACCGTTTCGATATCGGGCGCGACCCCAACCCCCACATGGCGTTCGGCGGCGGCGGCCCGCACTTCTGCCTGGGGGCGAACCTCGCCCGTCTCGAGATCAAGGTCATGTTCCAGCACCTGATGGACCGCATGCCTGGCCTCGCTCCGGCCGGACCCGCGGAGCGGCTGCAGTCGAACTTCATCAACGGGATCAAGCACCTGCCGGTGTCATTTGCGCCGGGCGCGCGCGTTCGGTCCTAA
- a CDS encoding class I adenylate-forming enzyme family protein — translation MALSYEQAGAQVTAPGQIFEVAPLAIGGVEYKAFKHAPASLRDVFAGARGHRAKTFLVYEDERWSFAEVMHHVDALGAALVERYGVRPGDRVAIGMRNYPEWVVSFAAITSVGAISVSLNAWWVDDELDYALSDSGAKVLIADGDRVERTKEACERLGVRTIGVRCEPASGVDAWADVVDLGAPLPDIAVSGDDDATILYTSGTTGRPKGAVSTNRAVVQSLMGFACRALVERAREQSSPSDAGSSTDFAEASEQSFILVVPLFHVTGCIPVMLSCFAFGMKLVMMHRWDPERALELIERERVTTFVGVPTQSWDLLECPRFSEFDTSSLRSVGGGGAPAPPALVKRVARSFSKGRPNIGYGMTETNAYGPGNTGRDYIEHPTSTGRATPILEITIHDPDGSVLPAGRSGEIWLKSPTLIRGYWGKPEATAEAFVDGWLRTGDVGHLDEDGFLYIEDRLKDMILRAGENVYSAEVEAAIYEHPGVYEAAVFGIPHPRLGEEVAAVVVAKEGEELTEQSLKDHLGVRLAPFKVPTRIAIVDYQLPRNAAGKILKTQLRDELA, via the coding sequence ATGGCGCTGAGCTACGAGCAGGCCGGGGCGCAGGTGACCGCGCCCGGCCAGATCTTCGAGGTGGCCCCCTTGGCCATCGGTGGAGTGGAGTACAAGGCGTTCAAGCACGCTCCTGCCAGCCTGAGAGACGTCTTCGCCGGCGCCCGCGGCCACCGAGCCAAGACTTTCCTCGTCTACGAGGACGAGCGGTGGTCCTTCGCGGAGGTGATGCACCACGTGGACGCCCTCGGAGCGGCCCTTGTGGAGCGGTACGGGGTGCGCCCCGGGGACCGGGTGGCGATCGGCATGAGGAACTACCCCGAGTGGGTCGTCTCGTTCGCTGCGATCACCTCGGTAGGCGCGATCTCGGTCTCGCTCAACGCATGGTGGGTCGACGACGAGCTCGACTACGCGCTCTCCGATTCCGGAGCCAAGGTGCTGATCGCCGACGGCGATCGCGTAGAGCGCACAAAGGAGGCGTGCGAGCGTCTCGGTGTGAGGACCATCGGCGTCCGGTGTGAACCGGCGTCAGGGGTGGATGCTTGGGCTGATGTCGTCGATCTCGGCGCGCCGCTGCCCGATATCGCCGTCAGCGGCGATGACGACGCCACCATTCTCTACACGTCCGGCACCACCGGACGCCCCAAGGGTGCGGTGTCGACGAACCGGGCGGTTGTGCAGTCGTTGATGGGCTTCGCGTGCCGGGCGCTGGTCGAACGTGCCCGTGAGCAGTCGTCTCCCTCCGATGCCGGTTCGTCCACTGATTTTGCCGAGGCCTCGGAGCAGAGCTTCATCTTGGTCGTGCCGTTGTTCCACGTGACCGGATGCATCCCGGTCATGCTCAGCTGCTTCGCGTTCGGGATGAAGCTGGTGATGATGCACCGATGGGATCCCGAGCGCGCACTCGAGTTGATCGAGCGCGAACGGGTCACCACCTTCGTCGGGGTTCCGACCCAGAGCTGGGACCTGCTGGAGTGCCCGCGCTTCTCCGAGTTCGACACGTCCAGCCTCCGCTCGGTCGGCGGCGGGGGCGCACCGGCCCCGCCGGCGCTGGTCAAGCGCGTCGCGAGGTCTTTTTCCAAAGGCCGTCCCAACATCGGCTACGGGATGACCGAGACGAACGCGTACGGGCCGGGCAACACCGGTCGCGACTACATCGAGCACCCGACGAGCACCGGGCGGGCTACGCCCATCCTCGAAATCACGATCCACGACCCCGACGGATCCGTCCTACCGGCCGGGCGGTCAGGCGAGATCTGGTTGAAGAGTCCCACGCTCATCCGCGGGTACTGGGGCAAGCCCGAGGCGACCGCCGAAGCGTTCGTCGACGGGTGGCTGCGCACCGGCGACGTCGGCCACCTCGACGAGGACGGGTTCCTCTATATCGAGGACCGTCTCAAGGACATGATCCTCCGCGCCGGCGAGAACGTCTACAGCGCCGAGGTCGAGGCCGCCATATACGAGCACCCCGGCGTTTACGAGGCCGCGGTCTTCGGGATCCCGCACCCCCGCCTCGGTGAGGAGGTCGCAGCGGTCGTTGTGGCCAAGGAAGGTGAGGAGCTGACGGAGCAGTCGCTCAAAGACCACCTCGGCGTGCGGCTAGCGCCTTTCAAGGTGCCTACCCGGATCGCGATCGTCGACTACCAGCTGCCGCGTAACGCCGCCGGGAAGATCCTGAAAACACAGTTGCGCGACGAGCTGGCCTGA